Proteins found in one Mangifera indica cultivar Alphonso chromosome 15, CATAS_Mindica_2.1, whole genome shotgun sequence genomic segment:
- the LOC123197262 gene encoding calmodulin-binding protein 25-like: MTSSENLPALTASWPFRDPWFSAEVSARETQTLTEALQKTFSSSSTTPTAIFNNTSVSEPFASDFISPSVNPETPTVSNVSGSDPETSLPKRQKKAVSGPNSGKISKRKSRASKQTQTTFITADPANFRQMVQQVTGVRFGNSQVTVAPILKPEPQRPGGRLPGVGHIGGCLPTLDTSAFLLDQHEQHAAMGPVGGVGVELGPFNFQTSVMGDGGSSGLDFDALFTFPTLESWKVM, translated from the coding sequence ATGACTTCTTCCGAAAACTTGCCCGCCCTCACCGCTTCCTGGCCCTTTCGTGATCCTTGGTTCTCCGCCGAAGTCTCCGCTCGCGAGACCCAAACTCTAACCGAAGCCCTACAAAAgaccttttcttcttcttctactactCCTACAGCAATCTTTAACAACACCTCTGTTTCTGAACCTTTTGCTTCTGATTTTATCTCCCCTTCGGTCAACCCGGAAACTCCCACTGTTTCCAATGTTTCCGGTTCTGACCCTGAAACTTCTCTTCCCAAACGCCAGAAAAAGGCCGTCTCCGGCCCCAATTCCGGGAAGATTTCGAAACGGAAGTCACGCGCGTCGAAACAGACCCAAACCACCTTCATAACGGCGGATCCGGCGAATTTCAGGCAGATGGTGCAGCAGGTGACCGGCGTCAGATTCGGAAACTCGCAAGTGACAGTGGCTCCGATACTGAAGCCAGAGCCGCAGAGACCTGGTGGCAGGCTACCGGGAGTTGGGCATATTGGTGGGTGCTTACCCACACTTGATACATCGGCGTTTTTGCTGGATCAGCACGAGCAGCATGCGGCGATGGGGCCAGTAGGTGGGGTGGGTGTTGAGTTAGGCCCTTTTAACTTCCAGACGTCAGTGATGGGTGACGGTGGGAGTTCTGGGCTTGATTTTGACGCCCTCTTCACCTTCCCAACCTTGGAGTCATGGAAAGTGATGTGA